One Opitutus sp. ER46 genomic region harbors:
- a CDS encoding bile acid:sodium symporter family protein codes for MTSASSRITKPLALVATAAGLLAVGAGLARAVPLAGGATMAFFLASALLCYRTERFRGATYTMVMMTLVAMALFFPWPFQRVGSLELKTLIVPLLQGIMFTVGSQMGLKDFEGVLRMPRMVVIGLTAHFVIMPLLGYSLARLFPLATPEIAAGVILIGCAPCGMASNVMCFLAKANLALSVTLTACATLVAPVLMPFWMKTLAGQMVPVDFWGMMAEIIKIVIYPIMAGITFHLASSGQGFRRAGLQQTGIFAGVLILVQVVLTLARGKPIDPVTIASLLGLALVLPLLAGAVLGHLLDGNKQKISSVMALFSMTGLGVILTIITAAGRDNLLTIGLWLLVACLCHNIGGYTLGYWTARLFRMDERSCRTIAIEIGQQNGGLASGIAMQMGQVATLGLAPAIFGALQNVTGSALATWWRQRPTGNEDVDTNATR; via the coding sequence ATGACGTCTGCTTCATCCCGGATCACGAAACCTCTTGCGCTGGTGGCCACGGCCGCCGGGCTGCTCGCCGTCGGCGCCGGGCTGGCTCGCGCCGTGCCGCTCGCCGGCGGCGCGACGATGGCGTTCTTCCTCGCCTCGGCGCTGCTGTGCTATCGCACCGAGCGCTTCCGCGGCGCCACGTACACGATGGTGATGATGACGCTCGTCGCGATGGCGCTGTTCTTCCCGTGGCCGTTCCAGCGGGTGGGCAGTCTCGAGCTCAAAACCCTCATTGTGCCGCTGCTGCAGGGCATCATGTTCACGGTCGGCTCCCAGATGGGGCTGAAGGATTTCGAGGGCGTCCTCCGCATGCCGCGCATGGTCGTGATCGGGCTCACCGCCCATTTCGTCATCATGCCGCTGCTGGGCTACTCGCTCGCCCGGCTGTTCCCCCTGGCCACGCCGGAAATCGCGGCGGGCGTGATCCTGATTGGGTGCGCCCCGTGCGGCATGGCGTCGAACGTCATGTGCTTCCTCGCCAAGGCGAACCTGGCGCTGTCCGTCACCCTCACCGCCTGCGCCACCCTGGTCGCGCCGGTGCTGATGCCGTTCTGGATGAAGACCCTCGCCGGCCAGATGGTGCCGGTCGATTTCTGGGGCATGATGGCGGAGATCATCAAGATCGTGATCTACCCGATCATGGCCGGCATCACGTTCCACCTCGCCAGCTCCGGCCAGGGTTTTCGCCGCGCCGGACTTCAGCAGACTGGCATCTTCGCCGGCGTGCTGATTCTCGTGCAGGTCGTGCTCACGCTCGCGCGGGGCAAGCCGATTGACCCCGTGACGATCGCCTCGCTGCTGGGCCTCGCACTCGTCCTGCCGCTGCTCGCCGGTGCCGTGCTCGGGCACCTGCTCGACGGCAACAAGCAGAAGATCTCCAGCGTTATGGCCCTGTTCTCGATGACCGGCCTCGGCGTAATCCTGACCATCATCACCGCCGCCGGCCGCGATAATCTCCTCACCATCGGTCTGTGGCTCCTCGTCGCCTGCCTCTGCCACAATATCGGTGGCTACACCTTGGGCTACTGGACCGCCCGGCTCTTCCGGATGGACGAACGCTCCTGCCGCACGATCGCGATCGAGATCGGCCAGCAAAACGGCGGCCTCGCCTCCGGCATCGCGATGCAAATGGGCCAGGTCGCCACGCTTGGGCTCGCGCCCGCCATCTTCGGCGCCCTGCAAAACGTGACTGGCTCCGCCCTCGCCACCTGGTGGCGGCAGCGGCCGACCGGGAATGAAGACGTCGACACGAACGCCACGCGCTGA